In Chaetodon trifascialis isolate fChaTrf1 chromosome 4, fChaTrf1.hap1, whole genome shotgun sequence, one DNA window encodes the following:
- the dipk1ab gene encoding divergent protein kinase domain 1A → MARDLFPWGFFRKPLYIQARFSYLHMKYLFFSWLAVFVGSWIVYVEYSSYTELCRGHDCKNSICEKYRKGVIDGSACSSLCEKDTLYLGKCFTAKPDSQVYSGSWGDLEGVIKCQMEEAPHYDLGSEMEPRKEAEAFSTPTKGTSVEKFREMILNHLKAKVGDQANLADLATQVLSITDANKDGHISLPESRSTWALLQLNEFLLALVLQDREHTPKLLGFCGDLYVMEKVPYSPLYGISLPWIIEVWIPAGLRRSMDQWFTPSWPHKAKISIGLLELVEDVFHGTFGSFLMCDVSATSFGYNDRHDLKVMDARYIVPEAIFQEGIRQQRCDVDEDCLYGADCLTSCDLTKHRCTPEVARPNLAKACEALKDYILRGAPSDVREELEKQLYACIALKGSAEQMEIEHSLILNNLKTLLWKKISHTKDS, encoded by the exons ATGGCGAGAGATCTGTTTCCATGGGGGTTCTTCAGAAAGCCTCTGTACATCCAG GCCAGGTTTTCCTACCTACACATGAAGTACCTGTTCTTCTCCTGGCTGGCCGTGTTCGTGGGGAGCTGGATCGTTTACGTGGAGTACTCCTCCTACACCGAGCTGTGCCGCGGACACGACTGCAAAAACTCAATA tgtgagaAGTACAGGAAAGGTGTCATCGACGGCTCGGCCTGCAGCAGCCTGTGTGAGAAAGACACGCTCTACCTGGGGAAGTGCTTCACTGCCAAGCCCGACAGCCAG GTGTACTCTGGGAGCTGGGGAGACCTGGAGGGAGTCATTAAGTGCCAGATGGAGGAGGCCCCTCATTATGATTTGGGAAGCGAGATGGAGCCCAGGAAGGAGGCCGAGGCCTTCAGCACGCCCACCAAAGGGACCTCTGTGGAGAAGTTCAGAGAGATGATCCTCAACCACCTAAAG GCTAAAGTGGGGGATCAGGCCAACCTTGCAGACCTGGCAACCCAAGTGCTGTCTATAACAGACGCTAACAAGGATGGCCACATCTCTCTGCCCGAGTCTCGGTCCACCTgggctctgctgcagctcaacgAGTTCCTGTTAGCGTTGgtcctgcaggacagagagCACACGCCCAAGCTGCTGGGCTTCTGTGGAGACCTGTACGTGATGGAGAAGGTGCCCTACTCGCCGCTGTACGGCATCAGCCTGCCCTGGATCATCGAGGTGTGGATCCCTGCCGGCCTGCGCCGCAGCATGGATCAGTGGTTCACCCCCTCCTGGCCGCACAAGGCCAAGATCTCCATCGGActgctggagctggtggaggacgTTTTCCACGGCACCTTCGGCAGCTTCCTCATGTGTGACGTGAGCGCCACCAGCTTCGGCTACAACGATCGCCACGACCTGAAGGTGATGGACGCCCGCTACATCGTCCCCGAGGCCATCTTCCAGGAAGGCATCAGGCAGCAGCGCTGCGACGTGGACGAGGACTGTCTCTACGGGGCAGACTGCCTCACTTCCTGCGACCTCACCAAGCACCGCTGCACTCCCGAGGTCGCCAGGCCGAACTTGGCCAAAGCCTGCGAAGCGCTGAAGGACTACATCCTGAGAGGAGCCCCGTCCGACgtgagagaggagctggagaagcagctgTACGCCTGCATCGCGCTCAAGGGTTCAGCGGAGCAGATGGAGATCGAGCATTCGCTGATTCTGAACAACCTCAAGACTCTGCTGTGGAAGAAAATCTCCCACACCAAAGACTCCTAA